In Anopheles gambiae chromosome 2, idAnoGambNW_F1_1, whole genome shotgun sequence, a single window of DNA contains:
- the LOC1281824 gene encoding ataxin-2 homolog isoform X4, giving the protein MMNPNHSGASRRPYSRGAVPRNRSRMPFSPHHSHHANRNHGGHNQSWYNKDMENSFNYGDSGSSPKESSFTYTSKSPPVQLHSPPIAGRPTAATILMPYGAADDGSINNRSQQILRAGPSHIDRHRINMGGNSMQERNRHTMSASSIDRHLNHFEGPSNSTRGADLHGGDARSVLSMDSMRNSRDNNGGARERFSPHYHPGGGSGGGGGSGGGNGSGPAGGSNQGSSPPYCPVDGIGGNGGIKSDSPSRKRRRVSSRLPSQSPPAAIWEQRRSPRNGGGMMSLMGTSGANGGGNGQGSNGGLGNHGMNGHHSMSQQQQQQPQSSQSGQQQQLVPPQLHHRDHPQPHHHHPMHHHHHHSQQQQQQQQQQQQSHHHTNGGGSHLHPSSGGGMAAAVISQLQSHAHHPQGSPPIRRPRFHRDQQSQQQQQPQQQQQQQPQQQQRPWESLTQVFQQAPAAQAQHQHPASSLMVDINQVPVSLPLGHHHEQLWTYSAGPHISICSGHPAAPHLPPCQVHGVYSQPFAQTCGIGGHFGGFASSAGPALAVPHPPPHQAHYQHPHLAQQRTDGLTLDGLEHAGGSPLHLSPLATHAHHLHGASPQMTQLTAAAQPIYISTEGRNYEILHRTVRRAITAPRRNFARFHWPGPPPPPPPPPPPAHHQHHHPGHHPTHHHRPHAPPPPAALQAHPQPLGHPQPAHVTLSATTSAYSGILLNFLAMFPLSSYGPPDLNSPDSNETENYEALLSLAERLGEAKPRGLARPEIDQLPSYKFNAETHTGDQTSCVVCMCDFEARQILRVLPCSHEFHAKCVDKWLRSNRTCPICRGNASEYFESSEEQ; this is encoded by the exons ATGATGAATCCGAACCATTCCGGTGCGTCACGGCGGCCGTACTCGCGCGGTGCCGTACCGCGCAACCGCTCCCGGATGCCGTTCTCGCCGCACCATTCGCACCACGCGAACCGGAACCATGGCGGGCACAACCAGTCCTGGTACAACAAGGACATGGAGAATAGCTTTAACTACGG TGACAGCGGCAGTAGTCCGAAAGAGTCATCCTTCACCTACACCTCCAAGTCCCCGCCGGTGCAGTTGCATTCCCCTCCCATAGCGGGCCGCCCGACGGCGGCCACCATACTAATGCCTTACGGTGCTGCTGACGATGGTAGTATTAATAATAGATCTCAACAAATTCTTAGAGCCGGCCCGAGCCACATTGACCGACACCGGATCAATATGGGCGGTAATAGTATGCAGGAGCGCAACCGGCACACGATGAGTGCGTCCTCGATCGATCGCCATCTG AATCACTTCGAGGGGCCATCCAACTCGACGCGCGGCGCGGATCTGCACGGTGGCGACGCACGCTCGGTCCTGTCGATGGACTCGATGCGCAACAGCCGCGACAACAACGGTGGCGCCCGCGAGCGCTTCAGCCCGCACTATCACcccggtggtggtagtggtggtgggggTGGGAGCGGCGGCGGCAATGGTTCCGGACCAGCCGGTGGAAGCAATCAGGGCTCGTCGCCCCCGTACTGCCCGGTCGATGGGATCGGGGGCAACGGTGGCATCAAATCGGACAGCCCGTCGCGCAAGCGGCGGCGTGTTTCGTCCCGGCTGCCGAGCCAATCGCCGCCGGCCGCCATCTGGGAGCAGCGCCGTTCGCCCCGCAACGGTGGCGGCATGATGTCGCTGATGGGCACGAGCGGCGCTAATGGCGGTGGGAATGGGCAGGGCAGCAACGGTGGCTTGGGGAACCATGGCATGAACGGGCACCACAGCAtgtcccagcagcagcagcagcagccgcaatcATCGCAAAgcggtcagcagcagcagctggtacCGCCGCAACTGCACCACCGTGATCATCCGCagccgcatcatcatcacccgatgcaccatcatcaccatcactcgcagcagcagcagcaacaacagcaacagcagcagcagtctcaTCATCACACGAACGGGGGAGGATCGCATCTGCACCCGAGCTCGGGCGGTGGTATGGCGGCAGCCGTCATATCGCAGCTTCAGTCGCACGCACACCATCCGCAGGGCAGTCCGCCGATCCGGCGGCCCCGCTTCCACCGTGATCAGcaatcgcagcagcagcagcagcctcagcagcagcaacagcagcagccgcagcagcagcaacgtccCTGGGAGTCGCTGACGCAGGTGTTCCAGCAGGCTCCGGCCGCGCAGGCCCAACATCAACATCCGGCCTCCTCGCTGATGGTCGACATTAACCAGGTGCCGGTCAGTCTGCCGCTCGGCCATCACCACGAGCAGCTGTGGACGTATTCGGCCGGGCCGCACATTTCAATCTGCTCCGGGCACCCGGCCGCACCGCACTTGCCACCGTGTCAG GTCCATGGCGTGTACTCGCAACCGTTTGCACAGACCTGCGGTATTGGCGGGCATTTCGGGGGCTTTGCCTCGTCCGCTGGGCCGGCACTGGCCGTTCCGCATCCACCACCGCACCAAGCGCACTACCAGCATCCCCATCTGGCACAGCAG CGCACCGACGGCTTGACGCTGGACGGGTTGGAGCATGCCGGCGGGTCACCGTTGCACCTGTCGCCGCTCGCCACCCACGCGCACCATCTGCACGGTGCCTCGCCGCAGATGACGCAGCTGACCGCGGCGGCCCAACCGATCTACATTTCCACCGAG GGTCGCAACTATGAGATACTGCACCGGACGGTTCGCCGGGCGATCACGGCACCGCGGCGCAACTTTGCCCGCTTCCACTGGCCCGGCCCAcccccgccgccgccgccaccgccgccaccggcgCACCATCAGCACCACCATCCGGGCCACCACCCGACGCATCACCATCGGCCCCAcgcgccaccaccgccggccgCCCTGCAGGCCCATCCGCAGCCGCTCGGCCATCCGCAGCCGGCCCACGTCACGCTGTCGGCCACCACGTCCGCCTACTCGGGCATACTGCTGAACTTCCT AGCGATGTTCCCGCTGTCCTCGTACGGTCCGCCGGACCTGAACTCGCCGGACTCGAACGAGACGGAAAATTACGAAGCGCTGCTCAGCCTAGCCGAGCGTCTGGGCGAGGCGAAACCGCGCGGTCTGGCACGGCCCGAAATCGACCAACTGCCGAGCTACAAGTTCAACGCAGAAACTCACACCG GTGATCAAACATCGTGCGTGGTTTGCATGTGTGATTTCGAGGCGCGTCAAATCCTGCGGGTGTTGCCCTGTTCGCACGAGTTCCATGCTAAATGCGTTGATAAGTGGTTGCGG TCCAATCGCACGTGTCCAATATGCCGCGGCAACGCGTCGGAGTACTTCGAAAGCAGCGAGGAACAGTAA
- the LOC1281824 gene encoding ataxin-2 homolog isoform X3 — protein sequence MMNPNHSGASRRPYSRGAVPRNRSRMPFSPHHSHHANRNHGGHNQSWYNKDMENSFNYGDSGSSPKESSFTYTSKSPPVQLHSPPIAGRPTAATILMPYGAADDGSINNRSQQILRAGPSHIDRHRINMGGNSMQERNRHTMSASSIDRHLNHFEGPSNSTRGADLHGGDARSVLSMDSMRNSRDNNGGARERFSPHYHPGGGSGGGGGSGGGNGSGPAGGSNQGSSPPYCPVDGIGGNGGIKSDSPSRKRRRVSSRLPSQSPPAAIWEQRRSPRNGGGMMSLMGTSGANGGGNGQGSNGGLGNHGMNGHHSMSQQQQQQPQSSQSGQQQQLVPPQLHHRDHPQPHHHHPMHHHHHHSQQQQQQQQQQQQSHHHTNGGGSHLHPSSGGGMAAAVISQLQSHAHHPQGSPPIRRPRFHRDQQSQQQQQPQQQQQQQPQQQQRPWESLTQVFQQAPAAQAQHQHPASSLMVDINQVPVSLPLGHHHEQLWTYSAGPHISICSGHPAAPHLPPCQVHGVYSQPFAQTCGIGGHFGGFASSAGPALAVPHPPPHQAHYQHPHLAQQRTDGLTLDGLEHAGGSPLHLSPLATHAHHLHGASPQMTQLTAAAQPIYISTEGRNYEILHRTVRRAITAPRRNFARFHWPGPPPPPPPPPPPAHHQHHHPGHHPTHHHRPHAPPPPAALQAHPQPLGHPQPAHVTLSATTSAYSGILLNFLPVRCPFRAMFPLSSYGPPDLNSPDSNETENYEALLSLAERLGEAKPRGLARPEIDQLPSYKFNAETHTGDQTSCVVCMCDFEARQILRVLPCSHEFHAKCVDKWLRSNRTCPICRGNASEYFESSEEQ from the exons ATGATGAATCCGAACCATTCCGGTGCGTCACGGCGGCCGTACTCGCGCGGTGCCGTACCGCGCAACCGCTCCCGGATGCCGTTCTCGCCGCACCATTCGCACCACGCGAACCGGAACCATGGCGGGCACAACCAGTCCTGGTACAACAAGGACATGGAGAATAGCTTTAACTACGG TGACAGCGGCAGTAGTCCGAAAGAGTCATCCTTCACCTACACCTCCAAGTCCCCGCCGGTGCAGTTGCATTCCCCTCCCATAGCGGGCCGCCCGACGGCGGCCACCATACTAATGCCTTACGGTGCTGCTGACGATGGTAGTATTAATAATAGATCTCAACAAATTCTTAGAGCCGGCCCGAGCCACATTGACCGACACCGGATCAATATGGGCGGTAATAGTATGCAGGAGCGCAACCGGCACACGATGAGTGCGTCCTCGATCGATCGCCATCTG AATCACTTCGAGGGGCCATCCAACTCGACGCGCGGCGCGGATCTGCACGGTGGCGACGCACGCTCGGTCCTGTCGATGGACTCGATGCGCAACAGCCGCGACAACAACGGTGGCGCCCGCGAGCGCTTCAGCCCGCACTATCACcccggtggtggtagtggtggtgggggTGGGAGCGGCGGCGGCAATGGTTCCGGACCAGCCGGTGGAAGCAATCAGGGCTCGTCGCCCCCGTACTGCCCGGTCGATGGGATCGGGGGCAACGGTGGCATCAAATCGGACAGCCCGTCGCGCAAGCGGCGGCGTGTTTCGTCCCGGCTGCCGAGCCAATCGCCGCCGGCCGCCATCTGGGAGCAGCGCCGTTCGCCCCGCAACGGTGGCGGCATGATGTCGCTGATGGGCACGAGCGGCGCTAATGGCGGTGGGAATGGGCAGGGCAGCAACGGTGGCTTGGGGAACCATGGCATGAACGGGCACCACAGCAtgtcccagcagcagcagcagcagccgcaatcATCGCAAAgcggtcagcagcagcagctggtacCGCCGCAACTGCACCACCGTGATCATCCGCagccgcatcatcatcacccgatgcaccatcatcaccatcactcgcagcagcagcagcaacaacagcaacagcagcagcagtctcaTCATCACACGAACGGGGGAGGATCGCATCTGCACCCGAGCTCGGGCGGTGGTATGGCGGCAGCCGTCATATCGCAGCTTCAGTCGCACGCACACCATCCGCAGGGCAGTCCGCCGATCCGGCGGCCCCGCTTCCACCGTGATCAGcaatcgcagcagcagcagcagcctcagcagcagcaacagcagcagccgcagcagcagcaacgtccCTGGGAGTCGCTGACGCAGGTGTTCCAGCAGGCTCCGGCCGCGCAGGCCCAACATCAACATCCGGCCTCCTCGCTGATGGTCGACATTAACCAGGTGCCGGTCAGTCTGCCGCTCGGCCATCACCACGAGCAGCTGTGGACGTATTCGGCCGGGCCGCACATTTCAATCTGCTCCGGGCACCCGGCCGCACCGCACTTGCCACCGTGTCAG GTCCATGGCGTGTACTCGCAACCGTTTGCACAGACCTGCGGTATTGGCGGGCATTTCGGGGGCTTTGCCTCGTCCGCTGGGCCGGCACTGGCCGTTCCGCATCCACCACCGCACCAAGCGCACTACCAGCATCCCCATCTGGCACAGCAG CGCACCGACGGCTTGACGCTGGACGGGTTGGAGCATGCCGGCGGGTCACCGTTGCACCTGTCGCCGCTCGCCACCCACGCGCACCATCTGCACGGTGCCTCGCCGCAGATGACGCAGCTGACCGCGGCGGCCCAACCGATCTACATTTCCACCGAG GGTCGCAACTATGAGATACTGCACCGGACGGTTCGCCGGGCGATCACGGCACCGCGGCGCAACTTTGCCCGCTTCCACTGGCCCGGCCCAcccccgccgccgccgccaccgccgccaccggcgCACCATCAGCACCACCATCCGGGCCACCACCCGACGCATCACCATCGGCCCCAcgcgccaccaccgccggccgCCCTGCAGGCCCATCCGCAGCCGCTCGGCCATCCGCAGCCGGCCCACGTCACGCTGTCGGCCACCACGTCCGCCTACTCGGGCATACTGCTGAACTTCCT ACCCGTCCGATGCCCTTTCAGAGCGATGTTCCCGCTGTCCTCGTACGGTCCGCCGGACCTGAACTCGCCGGACTCGAACGAGACGGAAAATTACGAAGCGCTGCTCAGCCTAGCCGAGCGTCTGGGCGAGGCGAAACCGCGCGGTCTGGCACGGCCCGAAATCGACCAACTGCCGAGCTACAAGTTCAACGCAGAAACTCACACCG GTGATCAAACATCGTGCGTGGTTTGCATGTGTGATTTCGAGGCGCGTCAAATCCTGCGGGTGTTGCCCTGTTCGCACGAGTTCCATGCTAAATGCGTTGATAAGTGGTTGCGG TCCAATCGCACGTGTCCAATATGCCGCGGCAACGCGTCGGAGTACTTCGAAAGCAGCGAGGAACAGTAA
- the LOC1281824 gene encoding E3 ubiquitin-protein ligase arkadia-C isoform X6, with protein sequence MMNPNHSGASRRPYSRGAVPRNRSRMPFSPHHSHHANRNHGGHNQSWYNKDMENSFNYGAGPSHIDRHRINMGGNSMQERNRHTMSASSIDRHLNHFEGPSNSTRGADLHGGDARSVLSMDSMRNSRDNNGGARERFSPHYHPGGGSGGGGGSGGGNGSGPAGGSNQGSSPPYCPVDGIGGNGGIKSDSPSRKRRRVSSRLPSQSPPAAIWEQRRSPRNGGGMMSLMGTSGANGGGNGQGSNGGLGNHGMNGHHSMSQQQQQQPQSSQSGQQQQLVPPQLHHRDHPQPHHHHPMHHHHHHSQQQQQQQQQQQQSHHHTNGGGSHLHPSSGGGMAAAVISQLQSHAHHPQGSPPIRRPRFHRDQQSQQQQQPQQQQQQQPQQQQRPWESLTQVFQQAPAAQAQHQHPASSLMVDINQVPVSLPLGHHHEQLWTYSAGPHISICSGHPAAPHLPPCQVHGVYSQPFAQTCGIGGHFGGFASSAGPALAVPHPPPHQAHYQHPHLAQQRTDGLTLDGLEHAGGSPLHLSPLATHAHHLHGASPQMTQLTAAAQPIYISTEVSAVGSEVPRTGVTPAGTLIPLIANVPQGRNYEILHRTVRRAITAPRRNFARFHWPGPPPPPPPPPPPAHHQHHHPGHHPTHHHRPHAPPPPAALQAHPQPLGHPQPAHVTLSATTSAYSGILLNFLAMFPLSSYGPPDLNSPDSNETENYEALLSLAERLGEAKPRGLARPEIDQLPSYKFNAETHTGDQTSCVVCMCDFEARQILRVLPCSHEFHAKCVDKWLRSNRTCPICRGNASEYFESSEEQ encoded by the exons ATGATGAATCCGAACCATTCCGGTGCGTCACGGCGGCCGTACTCGCGCGGTGCCGTACCGCGCAACCGCTCCCGGATGCCGTTCTCGCCGCACCATTCGCACCACGCGAACCGGAACCATGGCGGGCACAACCAGTCCTGGTACAACAAGGACATGGAGAATAGCTTTAACTACGG AGCCGGCCCGAGCCACATTGACCGACACCGGATCAATATGGGCGGTAATAGTATGCAGGAGCGCAACCGGCACACGATGAGTGCGTCCTCGATCGATCGCCATCTG AATCACTTCGAGGGGCCATCCAACTCGACGCGCGGCGCGGATCTGCACGGTGGCGACGCACGCTCGGTCCTGTCGATGGACTCGATGCGCAACAGCCGCGACAACAACGGTGGCGCCCGCGAGCGCTTCAGCCCGCACTATCACcccggtggtggtagtggtggtgggggTGGGAGCGGCGGCGGCAATGGTTCCGGACCAGCCGGTGGAAGCAATCAGGGCTCGTCGCCCCCGTACTGCCCGGTCGATGGGATCGGGGGCAACGGTGGCATCAAATCGGACAGCCCGTCGCGCAAGCGGCGGCGTGTTTCGTCCCGGCTGCCGAGCCAATCGCCGCCGGCCGCCATCTGGGAGCAGCGCCGTTCGCCCCGCAACGGTGGCGGCATGATGTCGCTGATGGGCACGAGCGGCGCTAATGGCGGTGGGAATGGGCAGGGCAGCAACGGTGGCTTGGGGAACCATGGCATGAACGGGCACCACAGCAtgtcccagcagcagcagcagcagccgcaatcATCGCAAAgcggtcagcagcagcagctggtacCGCCGCAACTGCACCACCGTGATCATCCGCagccgcatcatcatcacccgatgcaccatcatcaccatcactcgcagcagcagcagcaacaacagcaacagcagcagcagtctcaTCATCACACGAACGGGGGAGGATCGCATCTGCACCCGAGCTCGGGCGGTGGTATGGCGGCAGCCGTCATATCGCAGCTTCAGTCGCACGCACACCATCCGCAGGGCAGTCCGCCGATCCGGCGGCCCCGCTTCCACCGTGATCAGcaatcgcagcagcagcagcagcctcagcagcagcaacagcagcagccgcagcagcagcaacgtccCTGGGAGTCGCTGACGCAGGTGTTCCAGCAGGCTCCGGCCGCGCAGGCCCAACATCAACATCCGGCCTCCTCGCTGATGGTCGACATTAACCAGGTGCCGGTCAGTCTGCCGCTCGGCCATCACCACGAGCAGCTGTGGACGTATTCGGCCGGGCCGCACATTTCAATCTGCTCCGGGCACCCGGCCGCACCGCACTTGCCACCGTGTCAG GTCCATGGCGTGTACTCGCAACCGTTTGCACAGACCTGCGGTATTGGCGGGCATTTCGGGGGCTTTGCCTCGTCCGCTGGGCCGGCACTGGCCGTTCCGCATCCACCACCGCACCAAGCGCACTACCAGCATCCCCATCTGGCACAGCAG CGCACCGACGGCTTGACGCTGGACGGGTTGGAGCATGCCGGCGGGTCACCGTTGCACCTGTCGCCGCTCGCCACCCACGCGCACCATCTGCACGGTGCCTCGCCGCAGATGACGCAGCTGACCGCGGCGGCCCAACCGATCTACATTTCCACCGAGGTAAGTGCCGTGGGCAGTGAGGTGCCCCGAACGGGCGTCACACCCGCCGGAACACTGATCCCACTGATCGCGAACGTCCCGCAGGGTCGCAACTATGAGATACTGCACCGGACGGTTCGCCGGGCGATCACGGCACCGCGGCGCAACTTTGCCCGCTTCCACTGGCCCGGCCCAcccccgccgccgccgccaccgccgccaccggcgCACCATCAGCACCACCATCCGGGCCACCACCCGACGCATCACCATCGGCCCCAcgcgccaccaccgccggccgCCCTGCAGGCCCATCCGCAGCCGCTCGGCCATCCGCAGCCGGCCCACGTCACGCTGTCGGCCACCACGTCCGCCTACTCGGGCATACTGCTGAACTTCCT AGCGATGTTCCCGCTGTCCTCGTACGGTCCGCCGGACCTGAACTCGCCGGACTCGAACGAGACGGAAAATTACGAAGCGCTGCTCAGCCTAGCCGAGCGTCTGGGCGAGGCGAAACCGCGCGGTCTGGCACGGCCCGAAATCGACCAACTGCCGAGCTACAAGTTCAACGCAGAAACTCACACCG GTGATCAAACATCGTGCGTGGTTTGCATGTGTGATTTCGAGGCGCGTCAAATCCTGCGGGTGTTGCCCTGTTCGCACGAGTTCCATGCTAAATGCGTTGATAAGTGGTTGCGG TCCAATCGCACGTGTCCAATATGCCGCGGCAACGCGTCGGAGTACTTCGAAAGCAGCGAGGAACAGTAA